The nucleotide sequence TCAATTGCACGGCACGCAAATGCGCAACGAGACAGAGAAAATCTAAGACAAGCGATGACAAAGTCAGCGCAACTTGGAAAAGCTGCACAGAAATGGCAGCGTGACCACCAGATGTTAAGCACCTTGCTAACTGGCAAGGCAACACCAAACGCTAAGGGTCTATCGGGTAACACATCGCCCACAGAATTCCCTCATATTGGAGTTGCAGTGGGCTACCCGATAAAGCCACCAAAATTGCCAAAGAGGATTTCCAAATTTATCGCTCCAAAAAACCCTAATAAGACAGGCACTTTAACGCAGAAACGTACAGAGTCTCTCATTCACAATCAGAAACTAAAAATCCCCTGGGTGCCTCCTCCCCCAATGAAGTCACCATCTGCCCCTCCGCCTCAGCCTATCATTGATTTTGATGTCGAACAAGTGTATAAATCCAAGAACGTTTTTAAAAGTGACACGTTAAAAACCACCTACATACCAGTTGAATTGATCGATCCGGCCTTGCCGTTGGATTATTATCCTGGACCACCTCAGCACGTTCAGTTACCCCAGGACTCCAATCCAGATGTTGACAAGATGCCTGCATTAGACTTCTGTGTACCTCTGTGGACGAGCCAGACACCCAACGACGACTTTGACGATATACCGGAGATTGAGTTGTTCCCCGCCGAGGCGCCGCGTACTATCAGGGATATGCTTCGCTGGATAGTCGGGATTCGAAGGCCGAAACACCTTGAAGTTCTGGAGAAATGCATTAACGATGCTCTCGGGAAAGTGCCGGACGGCGTACCTGGAAATCCTACACTCTGTGTCAGCAATACCAAACTGAAATCTGAGGATGTAATTAAGGCTTTGAAACTTGCCTCCATTTTTTCGAGTTCCGTGCTCTCCGCCATCGAGCCGGACTGGAAGCAAAAGTCATCGAGGTCTGGCACTGTTAAACGTAAGGATACAGATCACGATCAAGACCCCGATGGATGTGCTCTGCTATGTTGCCTGCAGGACTACGTCTACGCGTGCTATCACCAGTTGGCGTTTCTGCGTTCGCAGTGCGCTGGCGATAAATTCCGTGGTGGTTGGATGGGTTGTCAGTTTGGACGTgatgtcaccgctgacTCCCCCCTGCAGGCTTTCCTGACTGACGCCTACTACTCCAGGTTCAAGAcgcacctcttcgacccgtgtGACGTCTGCCTCAAGAGCCGtatcaggatgggattcaggAAGGGCGATTTCTCTAAGAGCGCCAAAGATGGCAGCTACATCTATTACCTCCTGTCGCCGTCCtgcagcggcgatgatgacccCTTGATGACGTTGTCTTCTTATCTCAACTGTCTaaccaggcggacgccgagGACGACAGGGGAGCTCGTCTCGTTCTTCCAGCATTTCGGGAGTGAGATGCGCAAGGATGTTATAGGAATCTTGTCCGACATGGGCAAGGCcctgtccactccacatcccaaCTGCCCTGAATGGGACCATCTTCGTCGCCACGACTTGGACGCTGTCCGTGGCATACGGGTTTCCGAGTCTCCTGTCTCCAAACACGACAATGACCACGCCGGGACCCTATCCACACTGGTGGGCTGCgacatgaccaatgtgcagtGCACAAAACTGCTGTCGCCCATCACGCACCGGGCTTACGCAATGTACTCGCCGTGCTTCGTCCACACCTACTTGAGCTGGGCGGTCTACCTGGCCGACACACTCCGCGAGTCACTCGACAGGTTGCGTTACGATTTCACTAGGCACAACGTTTCCAAGTGCGGATCAATTCATCACTGCCACGACGCCCTGCCCTACCTCTACTttcacgggttcacgccgccggagggcACACCAAGTTCAtcactcacgtgttcacaGGTCATCACCAAGCTGAAGGAAGTGGTAAACGGTGGGCCAATCGCAAAGCTCATCAACTGCATGGACGACTTCTTATACAGGGTTCGGTGGCCATTCATCTACACGGTCATCACGCTGTGGTCCACCGCATTCCTCTTGTTCGCCCACACGGCGCTAtaccgcctggacgtgctgcgcATACAATCTCACTTCATGCGCTCCAGGGGATCTCACGTCATCGATGTCAAGGCGTTACTCACGGAAGGCACGAAGATGCCCTCGCTGTACGACATCGAttacttcgacgacgaagcACTCGCTCACGCGTGGAACAGAATTTATTAATGACCGTCGTACGATAGCTGCCCACGCTTGTTGCTGAGCATTTATAATGTGGAATTACCGGCCGATGGTGCCGAAGCACGGCTGGGGTGGTGTAATTTGATACAGCCCTGTTGCTCATACTGCTGTTAGTGGTGGTGTGGCAGCACGGAAATTGCGGCTTAGTATAGTTACATATTGTTCAATGAACTGTGTACCATAGGCCCAGCTGCCATCGTATGGCTACATTTTACCACAGATGTGACAGTGCCGCATTAAGCTACCAGCCGTTGCGTCGACTTGGGGTTTCCAGTGTCGTTGCTTCCAAACGAGCGAACACATTCGGCGCAGTAAACATTGCTAACGCGTACATGGACGTACTATGCAATATATGGATGCGTCGGATCGGGTTTTGATCGATATGTCGCCCATCTTCAGCTTGTCTGTACGTATAAGTTGCATTACTAACCTCCGAGCTACATGTTGAAAGCTATAGATATATAGCTTAACACTCATGTGAGGTAAGTATGAGGTGTTATTCAGTCACCCTTAGGGAGTTACCTCCAATGTACGTAAACGATGCGCGCTGTCTACACATTGTCTACACACTCGGCTCTCATAATTAGACCCATTTCGACAACAACCGACTCCACCTGCTACATACACTTCCTAAAACTCTCAATTTGACTGCCTATAATATATTCAACGTCACCCATCCTTACACATGCCACGCAGCCTTCCTGGAGCCGGCGTTGAGGGTGTGTAGCATCCTTGCGTAACAGCGGCATCACACATCATGTTTGTCTTTAATATTTAACACTTGCGCAATGTCGGCGGCGGGTGTGCAACGGGAAggcacggtgctgccgaCGGTGAAGTTGTCGGAGCTGACGTCGCGGTATGTGCAGCGTCGAGGAATCTAACCGgccgcagcgacgacatcgaTGACGATCTCACGGACACTATCCTCGTGCTGAGGCAGACTGAGTCGCCATCCGATGTGAGTTGATCCCTTGAGGCGCCCAGGGCAAAGTAGACACAGGCATCCTCGGAGGACATCGTGATCAACGTGCACAGCGGCGTGTTGCGAGTGGCGTCGCCGTTCTTCATGCGCGCGTTCAACGATATCCAGAGCACCGAGAGGATACGCCAGGACCTCGGCGGAGTGTGCCAGGGAAGGATTAAGTACACGCTGGTCACCCCTCACCCGCTGGCGGTACAGAGGATACTGTACTACATTTACAAGTGAGTTCGATCTCCTCTGCCGCATGCTGCCCAGGAATGACTACCAGAACGTGACCGAGGAGCCTCAGCTGCTGGTGCCCATGTACCAGGAGTCCGCGCGCTTCGGCCTGGCCGACCTGAAGCAGAGCTTGCTGAGGATCATCCGGAGCCAGCAGAGCCTCCAGGTCCTTGCGAGCCTGTCTTACGCGGCCGAGAGCTCCGGGGAGGTAGAGCTGGCACGCGACTGCGGAAGGGTGTTGGCGGACGCCGCATTCGCCGTCTTCTCGGGTAGGCAAAAAAACCTGTGAATGCCCCATCCACTCGCTCTCAGGGGGCCTGCTCCAGCGCATGGGAATGGCCGCCATCAAGGCACTGCTGGAGAGCGACAACttgcagctggacgaggtGCAGACATTCACCGCGTTGTGCCAGTTCCTCGAGTCGAACGCGCGGTTTGTGAGCCCGTACGCGTCGGCACCGATAGGCCCGAAGGAGAAGGTACGTTGCGATTACCACTGATGACGCATTCACCAGGACCTGTTGCAGTACGTGAGGTTCTGTTCGATGGCGCCGAAGGCTATCGACCAGCTGAGGCACGACAACCTCAGTTCGCTGCTGCTCGACGCCGCGCTCCGCATCCTCCAGGGCGCCACCAAGAAGCCGCGCCACTTCCCGTGGACAGACAACGCCGATTACACGTGCATGACCTACAAAGGGCTCTTTCCGGTGCTGGTGGTCCGCGCGTCGAGGGAGCAGCTGGGCCTCTTCGACCCCAACACGGGCAACGCCAAGCTAGTTACGCCGAACATCACCAAGCTCCAGTCAGATCCTCGATCCGGCCTCTCGTTCACCGTCGGCACCGAGCGCGAGATGAGCGTCTGCTGCTGGGCGTACGAGGTCTCCAAAACCAAGAGTGGCAACATCGCATTCGGAATCGCATTCGCGTCGCAGGACCCTATAGACGACGAGTCACGCACGTGCTTCGTGTCGATGACCAGGTCCAGGAGGGTGGTGTTCTACTACGAGTTCGCCGAGGACACCTTCAAATCCGGGTACATCGAGCCAGGTGCCAACAGGTTCGCCCTCCACCGCGGCGCTCATCCCATCGCAGGCAAATCAAGGCGGAGTGGACATACGAGTCCAAGCCCGGGCAGTACCCGCACAATCTGAAGCAACGAGACATCGTGACCGTGAACGTCGTCGTGGCCACCAGCTGTGTCGCGTTCTCAGTAGGCGTCCTCGGCACGTCCTTGAAGCGCTCTTTCCAGATCCCGCACCGCACCAGTGTCAGTTTAGAGTCACCAAGCCTCTCACATCTCACAGGGCGTCTTGGGGAGTGTGATGAGGAAGCCATGCATCGTAGGCGCGCCGTTCTTCATGCTCCACGACATGGGCGACTCCCTCTGCATCCCGGAGCTGCGAGCCGACTTCACGGTCTAGAGGGATTAGATGTCACTGTAATGTTTAGCTGAACACCTGTCTCTATGCATAAGAATACGATGCCTAGCCGCTGGGGTTGCGCAGGCTCCTGAGGTCCTGCGACCACTCCTTGCGCTCACTGAAGTGGAAGACGATATACTCGCTCATCCCGCCTCTGGGCTCGTTACCTGATAGGCGCTGTGCAGTGGTACCGTCGCTTAACCTACCGTATTGGAACCGATGCATGTCGCGGATCTCGTCTTTGAGGGCAACGCTGGCTTCGCTGCGTCCAGCGGTAAAGCGGCGCCTGTTCGTCACCGGTTTGAAGGTACACTCTCCATCCGATTGCGTGCGTTGTTCCTCACGCGTTCCTGCAAGATCGGTGCACCAGGCAGGGCGCTCGTCACCACGCCCAGCCTGTGAGTCGTACAGGTCACCACCCCTTATCTGCTCCTGTCCGCGGCCTGGCGAGCCGATGGCGTTATCGTCACACTCCCCTGCGGCTGTTTTGAGGGAGCCAAAGTAGCGTGATATAGCGTTACAAGGTTGACGGAGCTGCGCCAAAGGCGAATTGTCGTCCCGTGCCAGCGCCCGAAGTGACGACTCCAGCTGCCTGATGAAAGGCTCCTTCCCGATCCGGCCGTCTACCAGGGCGTGCTTCGTCACCGCTAACACTTCACACAACAGCTCGAATAGGTCCGGACTTGCACGCTTGAGTGGCGCGATGAAGGCCATGGCCTCGGCGGGGCTTATGTGCCCCCTGTCCTCGAAGTCGAGGAAGTGGAAGCACCGCAAGATGTTACGCAGCACGCAACGATCAGCGTCGTCGACGCTAGTGGCATGGATACTTGCCGAAGATCCTGTTCCACGCGCCTCGGGTGACCCTGGAGGGGATCTGACGTAGACTGCCGAACGGGTGGCGGAGGCCTTGTGGCCTACATGGAAGGACTGCAGACGGCGGGGCTCGGCCATTCTCATTGCATCTCCCGTAGCATATGTAGGTGGCATTGGCGAAGAAGAAGCGCTAAAGCCTATGGATACCGAAATGTGCAAGCTCTACAGCGAGTTTAAGCAGTTAGACACAGACGTGCCATGGCGACAGTAGTTGACGCCACTTCACTCACATCGCGATCATTTCACTGCATAATGCATGATATGTGATGAGTAAACAAAATTTGTCGTTGGTCGTACGAATCGTCACCGGACTGGGCCGATGTGCAGCGTAACGCGCTACCGGAGGGGGCGTCAAACTGCCGTAATGGAAACAACGATACTGACAGAAATTGTACCATATTCAAAACGCAGCGAAATTCCGCTATCATACGTGCCTTCTGCTCTGCTTGCTCAATATTTCTTTGGACGAACGATTCCCCTGCCGACCTCCTCCAATGAGCACGTACCTCGTCTGTCTGCCCAACGGCGTCACCCGCAGCCTATGGGTGGATTACGAGGCGCTATGTGAGTCGGTTGGTAGCCGAGAGGCGCTGTGCCTCCACTCATGCGCTCAAGGAGACCCCTGCCGTCGGAGCGTTCCGTGCCTCTCTAGCGACATATTTCCGTCGCTGATCGAGCAGAACTTCGGCATAGGCAGGGAGTCGAGCCGTCTATCGATACGCGGGGGAATAAGAACGAAGGTTGCAGTCGACCCTCACGCCACTATTGACCCGTCGAGGACACTGACGGGCGCCTCGTCCCAAGCGGAGTCGGATTGTCGCGGTGATTACGCACAAAACAGCTATGACACCGAATTGTGCACCGGTCCCGCCCACCAACTGCTCAAGGACGACGTGGTGATAAGCGTGTCATGCAGGCTACTCGGGGGTAAGGGAGGGTTCGGCGCCCTGCTGAAGGCCAAGGGCAACCGCAAGAAGCAGAGCTCCAACGTCGACTCGTGCAGAACCCTTACCGGAGAACGCATCAGGCACACGCGGCTGAACGAGCTTGCCCAGCGGCAGCGGGAGAGCACGGTGGATCCCGGAGTTGCGCGGTTGCCGCTGCCAAAGGAAGCACCCGAGCCGGCAGTGGACGCTTCTACGCAAGCAACCCACCTCAAGCACGCGAAGAAGGTGCGCAAGGAGTCCAAGCGGGTGAAGAGCACGGTAGTGAAGGGGCTTACCAACTCGACGTCGGTTGAGGGGCAGACGCCAACGGACGCAGAGCGGCAGCAGTTGGTGGAGCGGGCGCTGAATCAGTGCATGGACGTATATGATCTCGCCTAGATATGTGGCACGGGTGTTATCCGGCTATTAAGACCCATTATGGTCCCGCTTATATACTGGTGAGCAGTATGCGTAACGGACGCATCTCACTGCTGCTGGCAATATTAGACATCGTAATTAATGTAGCAAACGTTGTTAATTAAATTCTGTGAGTTAAGTGGCACAATATCGACCACGTTTGCCCACCTCTGCCGCGAAATGTAAGCTCCGCCCTGGTGATGGTGTGTCGAAGGTCACGTTACCTGGAGCAGTTAGCGGATTCCACCGCTCTATATACCTATACCTTCGTTGTTTTAATGTAGCATCggccaggatgatggccgTCTTGATGTGTCGCAGTTGAGGCTGCCTCCTGCCCGGTCACAACGTCCACTGCTTCCTGCGCCGCCACGATGCTTTTCACCAAGACCTTCCTCTGCAACCTCGACTGGGATAGCGTGACGGTGGGTTAAGCATCGTGATGTGTATTTGCTTCCCTGACGTATGCTTATCTGTTGCCTTCCGTAGTCGGCTACGCCTTGGTCATCTGTCTGCAGCGCGCCTTCTATCGCATGTACCCCTCGAAGTACTACCCGCACGTGAAGGAAGTCCACGTCATCGACCATGAGCTGGTGCCGGAGAAGCGCCAGCTTCGGGTGCGCCGCATTGCCAGGGTGAAGTACGACCTGCCCTCGATCGTCCGTGAGTTAATGCGCACTGTAGAATCTTCAACCATTGAGATTGGTTTGTCTTTCGTGTATGAGTTTATGATTGCTTTCGTTTTTCTGCTGTTGAAGCCTACAAGTGCAATTCTGTGATGCGTCCATGCCCGGTGTCATGGTATAATGCGCGTGACCTAGTATGCGTTGAACAAAAACCATCTGTGCGACACAAAGGCCGCAATGTGATGATTGTATCCATTGTGCTCGATTATGTAGCGCTAACATGTGGCGCTTGATTTGATGCATCGTGTGGCGCTCAAAAGCTGATATTCACATTTCCTGTCTACGTGCTCTATCCTCCGCTTGCATTTCCCATCCGCCCTGCAGACTACATCGTGGGGCCTAGCATCGAGTACTTCGTGCTGGAGGACTCTGTCGTGGATTTGGGTGCTAGATGCCTGTCGCACAGAACGTTCGGGTTGACCATGAAGGACTCGTACACGTGAGCTCCAGCGGTTGTCGTGACAAAACGCGCAGTTACAACGAGACGGCGACTATACGGGCGACGCCAAACGGCCAGTCCGAGTACAGCAGCTCAACGGACTTCGGGATCCTTGCCTTCGGCTTCCTCAACTCCACGCTGGAAGCTGTAAGTCCGCCAAACCGCGTGCTTTTCATCAGCCATCTCCAGGTTGCGCGCCGTGTGGTGAGTGACTTCTCCAAGACTGAGGCCCACCATAAGGCGCTGATGCAAGCCGCTGCGCGCCTCGGTGACTAGTTGTGGAACCTGGCTCCACTGCGTGACTTAAGTGGCCAAGTGTGGGTATCGGTAATGCTAACGCTGACGGCTACGCTTATGTTAAAGTACAACATTAAGATGCGTTGTCTTGTTTACTTACGTGGAGCTGATCCAACGGCAGTATTATTGCAGCGCGTGCTGCGCCACCTCCGGCTTGTGGGCGAGCAGCGACTCTATGTGGTCCAGGACGAAGAAGGCCACTATGCCGCTGATGTCCATCCCGTAGAGGGCAGGAATCGCCGCCTGGAAGAGCTTGAGATAAGCGTCGGTCGC is from Babesia bigemina genome assembly Bbig001, chromosome : IV and encodes:
- a CDS encoding -UPF0667 protein C1orf55 homolog, whose amino-acid sequence is MSTYLVCLPNGVTRSLWVDYEALCESVGSREALCLHSCAQGDPCRRSVPCLSSDIFPSLIEQNFGIGRESSRLSIRGGIRTKVAVDPHATIDPSRTLTGASSQAESDCRGDYAQNSYDTELCTGPAHQLLKDDVVISVSCRLLGGKGGFGALLKAKGNRKKQSSNVDSCRTLTGERIRHTRLNELAQRQRESTVDPGVARLPLPKEAPEPAVDASTQATHLKHAKKVRKESKRVKSTVVKGLTNSTSVEGQTPTDAERQQLVERALNQCMDVYDLA
- a CDS encoding CSL zinc finger domain containing protein, putative, whose translation is MLFTKTFLCNLDWDSVTRAFYRMYPSKYYPHVKEVHVIDHELVPEKRQLRVRRIARVKYDLPSIVHYIVGPSIEYFVLEDSVVDLGARCLSHRTFGLTMKDSYTYNETATIRATPNGQSEYSSSTDFGILAFGFLNSTLEAVSPPNRVLFISHLQVARRVVSDFSKTEAHHKALMQAAARLGD